One segment of Actinomycetota bacterium DNA contains the following:
- a CDS encoding GTP-binding protein — translation MAKKKFERTKPHVNVGTIGHVDHGKTTLTAAITKTLAEKGWADFTPF, via the coding sequence ATGGCGAAGAAGAAGTTCGAGCGCACCAAGCCGCACGTGAACGTCGGCACCATCGGTCACGTCGACCATGGCAAGACCACGCTGACCGCGGCGATCACCAAGACGCTTGCCGAGAAGGGCTGGGCGGACTTCACTCCGTTC
- the fusA gene encoding elongation factor G — translation VEAAAEYDDTLLEKYLGDEEITADELKAALRRATIDCAVTPVTCGASFKNKGVQALLDAILDFLPSPLEIPAISGKDLKTGESVERPPDDNAPFAALAFKVMTDPYVGKLTYFRVYSGSMPAGSYVLNSTKGHKERIGRLLEMHANHREDVTDVSAGDIVAAVGLKNTTTGDTLSAVNAPVLLESMEFPDPVIDIAIEPKTKVDQEKLGQSLAKLAEEDPTFRVRTDIETGQTIIAGMGELHLEVIVDRLLREFKVEANVGKPQVAYRETAGKQVDDVDMKFARQTGGRGQYGHVVINVVPQKPGDGYVFDNKIVGGSIPKEYIPAVDKGIQEAIQSGVLAGYPVVDVKVELVDGSYHDVDSSEMAFKVAGSMAIKEGLRKAQPTLLEPVMAVEVNTPEDFMGDVIGDLSSRRGHIEGMEPRGGAQVIRARVPLSEMFGYATDLRSRTQGRAAYTMQFSAYEKVPKSVSEEIISKVGGDLARS, via the coding sequence TCGATTGCGCGGTCACTCCCGTCACGTGCGGCGCATCGTTCAAGAACAAGGGCGTTCAGGCCTTGCTCGACGCGATTCTCGACTTCTTGCCTTCACCGCTCGAGATCCCGGCTATCAGTGGCAAGGATCTCAAGACCGGTGAGTCGGTCGAGCGTCCGCCCGATGACAATGCTCCCTTCGCGGCCCTGGCGTTCAAGGTCATGACCGACCCTTACGTCGGCAAACTGACCTACTTCCGGGTGTACTCGGGCTCGATGCCCGCCGGCTCCTATGTGCTGAACTCGACGAAGGGTCACAAAGAGCGCATCGGCCGTCTGCTTGAGATGCACGCGAATCACCGCGAGGACGTCACTGATGTCAGCGCCGGCGATATCGTTGCGGCTGTAGGTCTCAAGAACACGACCACCGGCGACACGCTGAGCGCCGTGAATGCGCCGGTGCTGCTTGAGTCGATGGAGTTCCCCGATCCGGTTATCGACATCGCGATCGAACCCAAGACGAAGGTCGACCAGGAGAAGCTGGGGCAGTCCTTGGCCAAGCTCGCCGAGGAGGACCCGACGTTCCGGGTTCGCACCGACATCGAGACTGGCCAGACGATCATCGCCGGAATGGGCGAACTGCACCTGGAGGTCATCGTCGACCGCCTTCTGCGCGAGTTCAAGGTCGAGGCGAACGTCGGCAAGCCACAGGTCGCCTACCGCGAGACCGCAGGCAAGCAAGTCGACGACGTGGACATGAAGTTCGCCCGCCAGACAGGTGGCCGCGGACAGTACGGGCACGTCGTCATCAACGTTGTCCCGCAGAAGCCCGGCGATGGCTACGTGTTCGACAACAAGATCGTCGGCGGTTCCATTCCCAAGGAGTACATCCCCGCCGTGGACAAGGGTATCCAGGAGGCGATTCAGTCCGGCGTGCTCGCCGGATATCCGGTCGTCGACGTGAAGGTCGAACTCGTCGACGGGTCGTACCACGACGTCGACTCCTCGGAAATGGCGTTCAAGGTCGCCGGCTCGATGGCTATCAAGGAGGGACTGCGCAAGGCGCAGCCCACGCTACTGGAGCCGGTCATGGCTGTCGAGGTCAACACGCCGGAGGATTTCATGGGTGACGTGATCGGCGACCTTTCGAGCCGGCGCGGTCACATCGAGGGTATGGAGCCGAGGGGCGGCGCGCAGGTCATTCGTGCGCGCGTACCGCTCTCGGAGATGTTTGGCTATGCGACCGACCTGCGCAGTCGCACGCAGGGTCGCGCGGCCTACACCATGCAGTTCTCGGCGTACGAGAAGGTTCCCAAGTCAGTTTCGGAAGAGATCATCAGCAAGGTCGGCGGCGACCTTGCCAGGAGCTAG